One region of Trichosurus vulpecula isolate mTriVul1 chromosome 1, mTriVul1.pri, whole genome shotgun sequence genomic DNA includes:
- the IQANK1 gene encoding IQ motif and ankyrin repeat domain-containing protein 1, whose translation MAELSKEDRAAITIQCAYRKHLAQKERTRRIKEKEEYTALMDQLQKEAFLAMVKREQEQARREREKEEEQRRRRLEEQKRRKQMLEAAFEGDVEEMKAVLKEVGDVLSREGVGHDDRGKAVRLKSHVAMVECTDANGNTPLSEASGGGHPAAIKFLIENGAHPNCKGAFGRTPLYRAAFGGHLAAVEMLLQHGSDPRIYADDGHTPEQVASLDAVVDVLRSWDISLTDAMLKKMEAEQQRRAQEAQKQKEAETKRMAANVRELQKEQERCQKELQRAYCELNRRITEHDKCERKKMDKTEITLQAIKDAETVVDELRLAAEKAEEKLALARLELREQTQEEEGELPGLKCPVAELHDVLLKDVGDRIQSDGRWPLVVDPSSQAATFLRYQDTNYLDTLNPAHMQPDRVRLALLGALRFGKPLVFDMREIDMFEVVKRQLDAIQPGLAQELLSKNLLKKDKFLSLLRPGDGPEYDRNQFQISRTIHFKVFFLTKTRRPPDSQLQVLLPIQVLLPKDKY comes from the exons ATGGCAGAGCTTTCCAAGGAAGATCGAGCAGCAATCACCATTCAGTGTGCCTACAGGAAGCATCTAGCACAGAAGGAACGAACCCGTAgaataaaagagaaggaagaatacacagcCTTGATGGACCAGTTACAAAAGGAG gccttcctggctaTGGTGAAGCGTGAGCAAGAGCAGGCTCGTCGGGAGCGCgagaaggaggaagagcagcGGCGAAGGCGGCTGGAGGAGCAGAAGCGTCGGAAGCAGATGTTGGAAGCTGCATTTGAGGGAGATGTAGAGGAAATGAAGGCTGTGCTGAAGGAG GTAGGGGACGTGCTGAGCCGGGAGGGCGTGGGCCATGATGACCGGGGGAAAGCAGTGAGGCTGAAGAGCCACGTAGCCATGGTGGAATGTACAGATGCCAATGGGAACACACCACTGTCAGAGGCTTCAGGAGGAGGCCATCCTGCTGCCATCAAGTTCCTCATAGAAAATGGTGCCCACCCCAACTGCAAG GGAGCCTTTGGTCGGACCCCTCTGTATAGAGCTGCCTTTGGTGGACATCTGGCTGCAGTGGAGATGCTTTTGCAGCATGGATCAGACCCACGGATCTATGCAGATGATGGACATACTCCAGAACAG GTAGCCTCCTTGGATGCTGTGGTAGATGTCTTGAGGTCCTGGGACATTAGTCTCACAGATGCCATGCTGAAGAAGATGGAGGCTGAGCAGCAACGTCGGGCCCAAGAGGCCCAGAAGCAGAAGGAGGCAGAAACCAAGCG AATGGCTGCCAATGTGCGGGAGCTACAGAAGGAGCAGGAACGATGTCAAAAGGAG cTGCAAAGAGCCTACTGTGAACTTAACAGGAGAATCACAGAGCATGACAAATGTGAAAGGAAAAAGATGGATAAAACAGAGATTACTCTGCAG GCCATCAAAGATGCTGAGACTGTGGTAGATGAGTTGCGGCTAGCAGCAGAGAAGGCAGAAGAGAAGCTGGCACTGGCTCGGCTGGAGCTGAGAGAGCAGACCCAAGAGG AGGAAGGAGAGCTACCCGGGCTGAAGTGTCCAGTGGCTGAACTCCACGATGTGTTGCTCAAGGATGTGGGTGACCGGATCCAGAGTGATGGGAG GTGGCCCCTGGTTGTTGATCCCTCAAGCCAAGCAGCCACATTCCTTCGCTACCAGGACACCAACTATCTGGACACCCTCAACCCAGCCCATATGCAGCCTGACCGTGTGCGCCTGGCACTGCTTGGGGCCCTCAG GTTTGGGAAGCCCCTGGTGTTTGATATGCGTGAGATTGACATGTTTGAGGTGGTGAAAAGGCAGCTAGACGCTATCCAGCCTGGACTGGCCCAGGAACTTCTCTCCAAGAACCTGCTAAAGAAGGACAA ATTCCTGTCCCTGCTTCGTCCAGGCGATGGTCCTGAGTATGACCGTAACCAGTTCCAGATCTCTAGGACCATTCACTTCAAGGTCTTCTTCCTGACAAAGACCCGAAGGCCACCAGACTCACAACTGCAGGTCCTACTCCCCATACAGGTGCTACTGCCCAAGGACAAATACTAG